CACCACTCCAATATGAAAACCCCGCTTCTTCTATCCATTGTTCCATCGTTGAAAGATCCACTGTAGGATAATCAAATGTCAACAGAAGCATGCCGTCATCCCGTAAAGTTCGGTGAAATTCACGCAAGGCTGCCAAAGATTCATCGGGGGTTAAGTGCTCCAACACTGATATACATACAATTTTGTCAAAACTGGAATCTTCATAGGGCAATGCGGTCAGATTGGCATGTGCGGAGTGGAGCCGAACCGGTAAAATCTCCTGAATGCGCTCAGCAGCCTCCTCCCCAATATCCCGCCGCACCTCAGCCAAGATGGCATCTACAGAAACGATGCGTATATCCAAATCGCAGGCATAAACCTGAGCGCAACGGCGGGCAAGCTCGAATTTGAACGGGTGCGGTATTCCACAAGCCGCGTCCAATACTGTATCTTGCCCGGACATAAATTGGAGACACCACTCATACTCATAGGGACGACTCCACCAGCTTTGAGGGAGTCTGTAAATCATATTGGACGAATTGGGATCAGAATATACAAAAAAGCGAGACAGATACGGGTCAGCCATATTCATGAATGTAGCCTCCTTTGGAGATGTTTAGATTACTCTTGCTACACAGCATAATTCATGACCCCGTTTCTCACCTTGAAGCTTAGCCAACAATCCCATTTGCTCTGTAAAGGCAAGCTCACCGTACAAAGGATGTGCTTGCAGCAAGGCATCCAAACCAGCAGGAAGCTGGCGGGTGAACAAAGCCACCGGGCGCAAGCCGGACTTTTCCAGCAAGAGCGTCAGTGTATGATCCGAATAATGGTACAAATGATCTTCCTCCGTAAATAAAGGTGAGTGAACGCCATAAGCCTCGTTGGTAAACGAATTTTTATTGGGCACCGTAATATATAACGTTCCGTCAGGTTGAAGTTGTTCACACAAATCCGTCAAAAATGCGACCGGGTCCGCGATATGCTCCAGCACATGCCAGCATGCGATGGCTTCGTATTGGTGCTCCAGAGGTAAGTCCGCTTCTTCCTCTAAACTTTCAGTCTCAATCGCTTCCTGATCTTTATAATCTTGGTTAATTTCTAGAGATTGTTGAATTTGAGCATCTAGCTCTGTTTCACCGTTCCAATAACCTGGTAATAATTCCACCTCATATTTGCATTTGGCATAGGCACGCGATTCACTGGACGGCTCAATGCCCACTGCATTCCAGCCAGCTTGAAGGGCAGCATGGATAAATTCTCCAGTCCCTGAACCAATCTCAAGCAGCTTTCCTTTTTTGGGACTGAACATATCGAGCAGCATAAGTCCAAAAAGCGCATGATCCCCATAGGTAGACGCCGCTGCACTATCCCGCATAGCAACCCAATTGGCATTATAAATCTCTGCTATCATTTTCTCAGACTGAATATGATCCACATCCTTACGAAAAACCAATCCACAGAAGCCGCATCCCATCAAGGTAAAGTGTTCATAATTGTGAAAT
This window of the Paenibacillus polymyxa genome carries:
- a CDS encoding class I SAM-dependent methyltransferase translates to MNMADPYLSRFFVYSDPNSSNMIYRLPQSWWSRPYEYEWCLQFMSGQDTVLDAACGIPHPFKFELARRCAQVYACDLDIRIVSVDAILAEVRRDIGEEAAERIQEILPVRLHSAHANLTALPYEDSSFDKIVCISVLEHLTPDESLAALREFHRTLRDDGMLLLTFDYPTVDLSTMEQWIEEAGFSYWSGVDLKLPRGALHTDMWGGLHCFRTILKKYKS